From the Caldibacillus debilis DSM 16016 genome, the window CACAAGTTTTTAACATTAGGTTCTTTTCTGCTCTATTTCGTATATGCTTGGATTGTGAGGGTAGATGGTAGAAGGGATAAATCTTCAGGTGGTTTTTCGGTCGACCCAATTCTCTCTATTTATCTGAAAAACTCATTCTACTTTCAAACATTTCTTTGATTATAAAAAAATTTCCTCTCACTATCACGAACAATAGCTCCTCTTATAGACACGCTATATTAAATGTGGGGATTTTCGATTATTGGGATTTTTATTACTAGTGCCGAATTTAAACCTCCCGTCCCATACCAGGACCAAATTTTATTATCTTTGCATGATATCAAAACGATGATCTTCACCAGGAAAATTTGGCGAAACAAATCAGGGATAAACACCTGTTGATCAGGGGTGTGGCCGGAAGCGGAAAGATCTTGATTTTGGCATGCCGAGCAAAACTTTTATCAAAAGCCCACCCGGAGTGGAAAATCCTTGTACTTTGTTGCAATATCTCCCTTACAAACGGTATCCACCAGATGATCAATCAAAAATTAAGTGAGCCAGAGGAACTGTGGGATTTTGATTTTACTACGGATGAAAGGGTCAATCCCATTACTAACCATAACATTATTGTCCGAAATTTCCACATTTGGTTGAAAACGATTTAAACATCCATGAACAGCAAATCCGACCATTATTGAAAAACTGGAGAAACATGAGGCCATCCTGCCAAGGTATAATACAGTGCTGATCGATGAGGGTCAGGACTTTGAATCGGAATGGCTGAAACTAGTAAGTTTGTTGTTAAATCCGGGCAACCAATCCCTTCTGCTTGTGGAAGACCGGGCACAAACATTTTATAAAAGGAAACGGACGTACCTGCAGGATATCGGTTTGGATTTTCGGGGACGATCAAAAATATTAACGATCAATTACAGGAATACCACGCAAATTATAAAATTTTCCTTGGATTTTTATCAAACCAAATCCATGTTGCGAAACAAAGTCTTTCACTGGGAAATGGAAGGGTAATCATTGCCCCGCAAAGCACGAAGCGGAAAGGTCCGGAGCCGGAGATCATCAGGCGGAAAGTTTTGCTAAGGAAATGGATATTATGGCCAACAAAATCCTTCAGCTGTATCAGGAAAGAAAAGTTCCATTCAGTGAAATATTGATCCTTTATAGGGTGAAACGCACCCACCAGTTGGGTGTTATTGATACGTTCAAATTTACATTAGACAGGTACCATCTGACCTATGTCTGGATTTCAGAAAACGACGAGACAAAACGGACGTTCAAAAGGGAAGAAAACCTGATTAAAATCAGCACCATCGACAGCAGAAAAGGGCTGGATTTCCAAGCCGTTTTTATCGTCAACGTCGATTCAATGCGTGATCGATGCATCCGCAATTTTTGCGGTCGTTACGTTTTTATCGTCAACGTCGATTCAGTGCCCTTTTCCCTGAAAGAAGATAAAGAGAGGGAAGTCTCCCTCTTATACATCGCCATGACAAGGGCCAAGGAGCATCTATTCTTGTCATATTCGGGGATATCGGAATTTACACAGTATTTTGATGAAATTCGGAAAGAAAGGGAAGATGGAAAAAATCAATGTAAGTACGACAAACAATCTCTCTTTTTTTAACTACATTAATTACTATGGAAAAGAAGGGTTCAACATGAATCGATATCCTTTAATAAAATCTTTTATCTATGAATTTTTGAAAAATGCCAAATCCATTCAAACCATAAAGAAACAAAAAACCAATAAAATTGTTGAAATTTCAGATAATGGAATTTTGGTAGAAACGGAAAGTTCGCGAAAGAAATATGAAAATCGAGAGGCTTCAACACCATACCAGTTGGTAAAACATGAAGAGATAGATTCTGCTTTTGAGAAAATAATAGCAGCAAAAAGAATCTCGGCAAATGATTTAAAGGAGTTCGGATATCGGTCGTCATTTTTAATCGCTCTCTTTCGTCAAATGCCCTTTGTCGATGTTTTGGAAACCGAACAAGAACTGGTTATTAAACAGTTTACAACTTTAGATCTCCCGAGTCAGCTGAATACATCTTTGCAAATCATTGTTGATCAAATTGTGGAAAAGGAAAAAATCCTTCAATCTCCATTTTTTCAGATGGTCTATGAAATGCTGAAAGTGATGAAAAACTATGATATGAAGAAAAAAAGGGAGACACTTTTGGAAGTCATGGATTTGACCGTAACTAGTTCAACATCAGGAACGCCGATTACTGAATCGGTGGCAAATCGAAAATTAAGTGATACCCTTTCTTGGCTAAAACATTTTGGTTTCATTGATAATGAGCTGAATGTTGTTGAAACAAGATATCCTCGCTTTTGGTGGGTCAATCAAGGAAAAAGTTACAAAGAAGAAATGGAAGGGGGCTTTCTTTGGGCACCAAAAACCGATAAACGAGGGATTCCCCGTTCCCATCATACGGATTTATTAAAGGCAAGAAAAGGCGACATCGTATTTGCCTATTCGAGAGGTTCCATTCATCATATCTGTGTAGTAACAGAGGAAGCGCGTTCTATGCAAAAGCCGAGGGCTTTGTCGAATCATGATTGGGATAATGAAGGGATATTATTGAAAGTACAATACTATTCTCTTGAAAAACCAATCGAGAAAACAGAAATACCTTTAGAGTGGCGACACGAGGAGAAAGGTCCCTTTGATAAAGATGGAGATGTAAAAATGGGATACTTTTTTCCCGTTGAAAAAGCATTTGTCGATAATCTTTTCCACAAATTTTCCGATCGGTTACCAGAGGAAATAAAAAAGGCAATTCTTCGCAATAAAATGGAAGAGGATAAAATGCCTATTATTCGGGATGCTAGTGAATGCGTAAATCATATTATCCACTACTTACGCAGCAAAGGCTTTTATTACAAAGACGAAGATGTAAAGAATTTTTATTTATCCTTAAAAACCAAACCGTTTGTCGTTCTTTCCGGTATATCGGGGACCGGGAAAACGAAAATGGTTCGGCTTTTTGCTGAAAGTCTGGGGGCAACGACTGAGAATCATCAATTTCAACTTATTCCTGTACGCCCCGACTGGAGTGACGGATCTGATTTGATCGGCTACGTGGACATAAAAGGAGAGTTTATCAAAGGGCCATTAACCGAAATTTTAATGGAAGCCAATAAACCGGAAAACCGAAATAAACCCTATTTTGTCCTGCTTGACGAAATGAACCTCGCCCGGGTAGAACATTATTTCAGCGATTTGTTGAGCATTATGGAGACGAGGAAAAAGAAGAACGGGGAAATCGTCTCCGATCCGATCATCGATCGTCCGGAAACCGGCCGGCTGATTTTGTCGGATAATGTGTATATCATCGGCACCGTCAACATGGATGAAACCACCCATCCCTTCAGCAAAAAAGTGCTGGATCGCGCGAATACGATCGAATATAACGAGGTTCGCCTCGATTATTTTGATTTCTTGCAGGATACGGCGGAGGTCCGGCCAATAGAAATCAGTAATGATTGGTTGCGTGGCCGGTTTTTGACCTTGAAGGATGCCTATTCTGGTCACGAGGAATTGATCCACGAAGTCACCGAATGGCTAGTGGAGATCAACCGGATACTCGAGGAAATTCAAGCGCAAATTGCTTACCGGGTGCGGGACGAGATTTGTTTTTACATGATCTATAACGAGGAGTCTCAATTGTTGGAAAAACAAGTGGCCTTTGATTACCAAATCATGCAAAAAATCTTGCCAAGGATTGCCGGAAGCGACCAAGCCACCATCGAGGCTTTGAAAAAGCTCTTTGTTTTTTGCACGAATCATGAATGGAACGAAGACAATAAGCTGCAAGGGATAATTGAAGAGGCGCGGTTCCCGAAATCGGCGAAAAAGATTGATCGGATGATACGCAAAAACTATTCGGAAGGCTTTACCTCCTTTTGGCTGTAGAAAAATTGGTATCAGGGGTATGGAACATGGTATCGGGTGCGGATCAAAAGGTTTTGCTAAGCATCGAAACGGAAGATGTTTCCCTGTTTTTAAAGGGTATACCATACGATCTCCGGTATTACTCCTTCAAACAATATCAGAATCACCTTAAATTTGAACAAGAATGGATGAAGCTCGATATCGACGGGATTGGCATTCAAACTTGTATGGTGTTCGATGCATCCACAAACGAATTGCGGCCCTATGATCAAGGGCCTTTTCCGCCAATTTTTTTCGAAAACGGGGTATACCAGCTGGTGGTCATTCCGAAAGCGGATGAGCTCCTCGATTTTTACCATGAACATCCAGGACTTCGGAATGCCGTATCTGCCGTTGGGGAGAAGAATCATTTCCTTTTGATGGGTCAGTTGGATTTCAAAAATGAAGTAGGCTTTACCACGTTTTCGATCCGGAAAAACGGAGAAGAGATATTGAGCGTCACGTTGGAAATTTTTCCCTCAAAGTTGAACTATAAAAAGGACTATGTCCAACTACTCCGGGAAGTTAGCGATGAAGTTTATAATTTGGCCTTCCATTTTATCAAAAAGACTTATCTGACCGGAAACTTCGAATCAACGAATAAACCTTCCGCGACGGAATTTTATCGGCTCCTGGAGCACTTCTTTTCCGAATTTCTCCATGCCATCCAACTGATTGAACGGCAGCCCCATCTTCAACTGA encodes:
- a CDS encoding McrB family protein, producing MNRYPLIKSFIYEFLKNAKSIQTIKKQKTNKIVEISDNGILVETESSRKKYENREASTPYQLVKHEEIDSAFEKIIAAKRISANDLKEFGYRSSFLIALFRQMPFVDVLETEQELVIKQFTTLDLPSQLNTSLQIIVDQIVEKEKILQSPFFQMVYEMLKVMKNYDMKKKRETLLEVMDLTVTSSTSGTPITESVANRKLSDTLSWLKHFGFIDNELNVVETRYPRFWWVNQGKSYKEEMEGGFLWAPKTDKRGIPRSHHTDLLKARKGDIVFAYSRGSIHHICVVTEEARSMQKPRALSNHDWDNEGILLKVQYYSLEKPIEKTEIPLEWRHEEKGPFDKDGDVKMGYFFPVEKAFVDNLFHKFSDRLPEEIKKAILRNKMEEDKMPIIRDASECVNHIIHYLRSKGFYYKDEDVKNFYLSLKTKPFVVLSGISGTGKTKMVRLFAESLGATTENHQFQLIPVRPDWSDGSDLIGYVDIKGEFIKGPLTEILMEANKPENRNKPYFVLLDEMNLARVEHYFSDLLSIMETRKKKNGEIVSDPIIDRPETGRLILSDNVYIIGTVNMDETTHPFSKKVLDRANTIEYNEVRLDYFDFLQDTAEVRPIEISNDWLRGRFLTLKDAYSGHEELIHEVTEWLVEINRILEEIQAQIAYRVRDEICFYMIYNEESQLLEKQVAFDYQIMQKILPRIAGSDQATIEALKKLFVFCTNHEWNEDNKLQGIIEEARFPKSAKKIDRMIRKNYSEGFTSFWL
- a CDS encoding 3'-5' exonuclease, which codes for MANKILQLYQERKVPFSEILILYRVKRTHQLGVIDTFKFTLDRYHLTYVWISENDETKRTFKREENLIKISTIDSRKGLDFQAVFIVNVDSMRDRCIRNFCGRYVFIVNVDSVPFSLKEDKEREVSLLYIAMTRAKEHLFLSYSGISEFTQYFDEIRKEREDGKNQCKYDKQSLFF